The DNA region AGCACCGGCTCCTGTGCGATTCTGCAGCCCAGCAGCAAAGAGCCCCAACGGGTCGCCGATGCGGGCTTCCAGAAACCCAGTGGCCCCGCCGATGGTGATCGGCTCGGTGCCGCGGTAGCCGTCCGATTCGCCGGGGTAGGGACCGCGGATGTTGAAGGCGGCATCGGACGCGGTCGTAATCAGCGAAACCGCGGCGCCGGTGTCCAGCAGCGCGATATCGGTGTGACCGCCGCCTAGGCGCGAACCGCCGCCAATGTTCGTGCTGGGAACCGGGAAGAAGTTGAGGTCGTCGTCGAACTGGTCCGTCAACCCGATCCCAACCATCGGCAAGAAGCCGTCGATAGGTACTCCGGTGGCCGCTGCCCGCGGGGCCAAGAATGAAAGCGTGATCGCCGCGCACAGCGCGGCCCACAAAGCGTAAATCCCCTTCAACCGATCGCCCCATTGGTAACTGCCGCGCGGCGTCCAGGCCTATGTGCCCAGTGCCCGATCGCCGCGGGCGCGTAAACGCTCCTGCCCAACCTCTACGCTAGGCAGTAGCTGCGAGGGTGTCAAGAATTCGGGCGAGGGGGGCGTATCACTGGTTTCTCAGTTGATTTCACCCTCCGACCGGCGGGGATACCGACGCTCTATCGTCGTTGTTGCTCCTCGCTATTCCCGCCCGCCCTGCTTCGCCTTCCGCCCGTCGACCGGCGGCCTACCAATGCTGTGGTAGCAGAACCCTCGGCGTCGCATCCGCTCGCTCTCATAGAGATTGCGTCCGTCGAACACTACCGGCTGGTTCATTACGTGCAGCATCTCGGCAAAATCGGGGGAGTGGTAGTCCTTCCACTCGGTGAGGATGCAGAGCGCGTCAGCGCCTTCGAGGGCCTCCATCCGCCGGCAGTATGCGATTGCGTCGCCGAGTTCTGCGCGGACGTTGTCGATCGCCTCGGGGTCGTGGGCGCGGACCTTGGCGCCCCGCTCCAGCAGCCAGCGGATCAGCACCAGCGCCGGCGCCTCGCGGATGTCGTCCGTGCGAGGCTTGAACGCCAGACCCCAGACCGCGATCGTCTTTCCGGCGAGGTCGTCGCCGAAATGAGCGGCGAGTTTCTCGGACAGCACGCTCTTCTGACGCTCGTTCACCTCGTCGACCGCCAGCAACATCGCAGGCGTGCAGCCGTGCTCACCGCTCATGGCGGTGAGGGCCCGCACGTCTTTCGGGAAGCAACTGCCGCCGTACCCCACGCCCGGGAACAAGAACGAGAACCCGATCCGGCTGTCGTGGCCGATGCCGCGGCGGACGTCGTTGATGTCGCCCCCCATGCGCTCACACAGGTTCGCCATCTCGTTGATGAAGCTGATCTTGGTGGCCAGCAGCGCGTTGGCGACGTACTTGGTCATCTCCGCGCTCTGCGGGCTCATCACGATAAACGGCTTCTCGGTCCGCAAGAACGGCGAGTAGAGCTGCTGAAGGATTTCGGCCACTTCCGGGCGCCGGACGCCCACCACGACGCGGTCGGGCTTCATGAAGTCCTCGATCGCGGCGCCTTCCTTTAGGAACTCAGGGTTGCTCGCCACATCGCACTCGCGCCCCGTGAACTCCTTGAGCATCGCAAAGATGCGCGCGTTCGTGCCGACCGGCACGGTGCTCTTGGTCACCACGACGGCGTCTTCACGCAGGTGGGGGGCGATGGCTTTCACCACGGACCACATCGCCGATAGGTTCGCCGAGCCGTCGTCTCCCTGGGGCGTGCCAACGGCCAAATAGATGACGTCGGCAGGCGCCACGCCCGCGGCGGTGTCGGTGGTGAAGGTCAGCCGCCCCGCCTCGGCGTTGTGCTCAACCAACTCGGCAAGGCCGGGCTCGAAGATGGGGACCTCTCCCTTCTTCAGGGCCTCGATCTTCTTCGCGTCGATGTCGATGCAGGTCACGTCGTTGCCGGAATCGGCGAAGCAAGCGCCGGTCACAAGGCCAACGTATCCCGACCCAATTACAGCTATCTTCATGCTCAAACTTCTCTAAATAAGGCGGCTGGCGGAGCGAAGCTCCATAATAGTAGGGGCTTCGGGGCCGTCGAGGCAGCCGGTCCCAAAACGGGCGCTGCTAGGGGTCCGGATATAACGATGGCGCCGACCGATCCAAACCGTACGCTCTACGGCTGCGGGTCTGCCAATACGGCTCCTAGCGCGGAGTGGAGGTCCCGACGGCTAGAGATCCCCCATTCGATGTCGAACCACAAGATCCGGCCATTCGAGTCCAACAGGTAGACCCGCGGCCAGCGGCCCGTGCCAAGCTGCGACTGCGCTTCTGCAGTGAGCGTAAACCTTTGAACGCCTGGGTCTGCCGGTTTGCCGCCGGGCCTGGCATCCAAAAGCACGGCCGCGACTCCCTTTCCGCCGAGCGGCTGGGCGACGTCGTTCGTCAGGTCCACCACAAGCTGCCGCGACATCCAGCCCGCGCCGTTAACCACCGCCACTACGGTCGCGACATCACCGGGCTTCATCGGAGCGCCGCTCACGGCGGGGAAAACGTCGCCAACCGCGACGTTGCACATAGCGCTGTGTTGACCCGACAGCAGCACGGGGGGCATGCCGGTCGGCGCTACGGCTGACGCACCGGCCGCCGTTAGGACTACGAAAAAGAGCAAGGTTTTAGCGGTCATCGCGGTCGCGGCAGGGGTGCTGGGCGGTCATTGTTGGCTGTCCCGCCCGCACGGTCAACGTGCCGCCCAGCCCCGGACGAGGCGGCGGCCGCCGGAGGCTCGGCCGCTCAGAATGACAGAATCTGCCGGCATTTCTGATAGCGGCAGCGGTTGATTGCGCACGCTGACTGCGCAAATCTTTCTGCGTTTTTGACGCCGGACCTAGGAAAAGCGATAGTTGCGGAACACTGCAACTAGCAAGATTGTCGCATCGGCGGCGAATTGCTGCTGAATCGCTGTCCAGACCCTGTGCGAGAACCCGGCAATGCTCGACCAATTGTTCCTGTTCGCCGCCCTTCTTGGAGGGGGCGTGCTGGTGGTGCAACTCGCCATGATGCTGCTCGGCCTTGGGGGCGACGGGTTTGATTTTGACGTGGATGTCGACGCCGACCTCCCCGACGGCGACTCAGGGCACTCCGGAGTGTGGTTCTGGGAAGTCCTTTCGATCCGCACACTCAGCGCATTCGGCGCTGCGTTTGGCATGGTTGGCATGGCCTGCAGGTCGTACGGCCAGTCGCCGTTGGCCGCGGGAACCTACGCTTCCCTGGCCGGTCTCGCCGCCATGTACGGCGTCTACTGGCTATTCAAGCAGATCTACCGGCTCGAATCGGCCGGCAACGAAGACATCCAGAACGCGCTCGACCTACCGGCCAAGGTTTACGTCCCGATCCCCGGCGAACACCGCGGCAAGGGAAAAGTGACGCTGACCATGCAAAACCGCACCGTCGAGTACCAGGCCGTTACCGATGAATCGCACGACCTAAAGACGGGCGAGCAAGTCACCGTCACAAGCGTCGTTTCGCCCGACACGCTATGTGTCCGCAAGCTCTAGCTCTCAATCCAAAATTCGCTGAACTGATTCCTCCCCACGACTCCCACCAAGCAATCCAGGCGACGCCATGACTACTACGCTCATCCCCCTCGCCGAGTTTGAACTCCAAGGTTGGATGTGGATCGCCATGGGCGTAGGCGCCCTGCTAGTGATCGGCCTGACGGTGATGGCCACAGTGCTGAGCTACATCAAGCGTTGCAGCAGCAACCAAGTGCTCGTGGTCTACGGCATGACCGGCAAGGGGAAGTCGGCAAAGACAGTTCACGGCGGCGCCGCATTCGTGTGGCCCGTGATTCAGGACTACCAGTACCTGAGCCTCGAACCAATTCAAATCGAGATCCCGCTCCGCGGCGCCCTCTCGATTGAGAACATCCGCGTCAACGTACCAAGCGTCTTCACCGTCGCCATCGGCACCCAGCCCGACGTGATGGGCAACGCCTCGATCCGGTTGCTAAACCTCTCTACCGAAGAGATCCGTAAGCAGGCCGAGGAGATCATCTTCGGCCAACTCCGCCAGGTGATCGCCTCGATGGGGATCGAGGACATCAACCGCGACCGCGACACGTTCCTGCAGCACATCCAGAACTCGGTCGAACCAGAGTTGCAGAAGATCGGCTTAGTGCTGATCAACGTCAATATCACGGACATCACCGACGAGTCGGGCTACATCGACGCGATCGGCAAAAAGGCGGCCGCCCGCGCCATCCAGGCCGCCCGCGGCGACGTTGCCGACCAAGAGAAGGCGGGCGAGATCCGCGTCGCGGACGCGGAGAAGGAGCGGTACATCTCGGTCGCCAACGCCACCAAGCTGCGTGAGATCGGCACCCGCGAGGCGATGCGTGAGCAGGCGGTGCGGATCGCCACGCTCGAGAAGGAACAGACCGTCGGCGAGCAGACCGCCGCGTTCGAGCGCGACGTGCAAGTCGAGCAGGCCGACCAAGAGAGGCGGATCGCGGTCGCAAACGCCCAGGCGCTGGCGATCGACGGCGAGAACATCGCCGAAGCAAGGGTCGCCGCCTCAAAGGCGACGCTCCAGGTCCAACAGGCCGAGGCGTACGAGAAGGGCGAGTCCCGCAAGCGGGAGTCCGAAGCGGCGGTCATCGAGATCCAGAACCGTGCGATGGCCAAGGCAGCGTTGGCCGAAGCGGAGCGCATCGAGGCCGAAGAGCGGGCCAAGTACGAGGCGCCCGCCAAGGCCGCCAAGGCCCGCATCATCGTCGACGCCGAGGCAGAAGCCGAGAAGCGCCGCCTGGAGGCGATGGGTGAGGCGTCCGCCATCTACGCCAAGCTTGAGGCCGAAGCCCGCGGTCAGTACGAGATCCTGGCAAAGAAGGGCGAGGGCTTGAAGCAGATTGTCCAGGCCTGCGGCGGCGCCAGCCAGGCGTTCCAGCTGATGATGCTCGAGCACCTCGACACGCTCGCCGAGAGCAGCGCCAAGGCGATCAGCAACATCAAATTCGACAAGGTGGTGGTGTGGGAGAGCGGCGGCAAGGACGGCCGCAGCAGCACCGCCGACTTCCTGCACGGGATGGCCGGCACCCTCCCCCCGATGATGCAGGTGATGAAGGACATCGGCGGCGTCGACATCCCCGAGAGCCTGGCCCGGTTGGTAGGGACAGAAGGCGCCTCGGAGTCCTCGGCCCCGAAGACGCGGGAGAACGGCGTGCCGAAGGCGCCGCAACCCACCCCAGAGATCTAAGCCCCCAGTAGTCCCAACTAACCGACGGGCTCCGCACCGTGGGGGTATCAAGAGCTAATTCGACCCAAGTGCACCCCGACGGGGCGGAGCCCGTCGGCTATTGGAAATCCCGCGTGTCGCGTCCACAATCGCTATCCGTCAGGCGCAGGATTACGCACGGGGACATGGATGAAGGTTTCGGTCATCGGCCTCGGCCACGTCGGTTCGGCGGTTGCCTACACGCTGCTCTCGCGTAGCGTCGCCAGTGAATTGATGCTGGTCAGCGGCCGGCTCAGCCGCGCCGAGGGTGAGGCGGCCGACCTGACGCACGCGAATGCCCTGCTGGGAACCCCCACCGAGGTCGTCGCCGGAGAGGCAGCCGACACCGCCGGTTCCGGGCTGATCGTGCTTTGCCACTCGGTCCCAACCCAGCGCGCGGGTCGCTACCTATTGGCCGAGGGGAACGGGCGGCTCTTTCGCGATACGCTCCCTCTGCTGGCCGAACAGAGCCCCAATGCCATTTTTCTGGTCGTCTCCAACCCGGTCGACGCACTAAGCTACGTAGCCCTCCGGGCCACCGGCTTTCCGCCCGAGCGGGTCTTTGGCGCCGGCACGGTGATCGACAGCGGGCGATTCCGCGCCGCACTCTCTGAAGAAGAGGGGGTCCACCCCGAAGACGTCCGGGCGTACGTGCTCGGCGAGCACGGCGACACGCAGTTTGCCGCCCTTAGCCTGGCCCGTACGGGCGGCGTTCCGCTGGCCAACCCGGCTCGGGCAGCCGAAATCTTCGAAGAAGTCAAAGACGCGGCCTATTACGTGTTCCAGCGCAAGGGCTATACCAACTACGCCATCGCGGCCGCGGTCGGCATGATCGCCGGCAGCATCGCTCAGGACGAGTGCCGGACAATGCCCGTTTCGGTGCTGATAAACGGATACCTGGGGGTGAGCGGCGTCTGCCTGTCGCTACCTTGCGTGGTGGGGCGCGGGGGGGTTCACCGCGTGTTGCACCCAGAATTGACTCCAAGCGAGGCGGACTCTTTCCGGGCCAGCGCTCAAGTAGTGCGGACGCACATCGAACAGGCGCTGGCCGACTAGCGGTGCGGCTTCCGGATCACGGCTCGGCCAGCAAGAATGGCGCCCATGCCCTCCCTGGCCGAACCACCTACGAACGTGGCCGACCGCCTTGCTGTTTTGGCCGGTTCCCGCGGCGATGCGATCGCCGTGGTGCAGTGCGCGCGCCGCGGAGGTCGATCGATCACCTTCGCCGAGCTCGACGCCGACGCGACCGCGATCGCCCGAGGCTTGGCCGCAATGGGCGTCGGCCGCGGTGACCGGATCGCCCTGCTGGTGCGTCCGGGGGTGGAGTTTGTGACGCTGGTGTTTGCCCTGCTGCGGAGCGGCGCCGCGATGGTGCTGGTCGACGCCGGCCTGGGCAAGCAGAACATCGTCCGCTGCCTGCAAGCAGCTCGGCCCGACGGGTTTGTGGCGATCCCGCAGGGCCAAGCGTTGCGGGTCGCACTGCGCGGTCGGTTCCGGGATGCTAGAAAGAACGTGACCGTAGGACGGCGTTGGTTCTGGGGGGGCGAAACCCTCCAGGGCGTGCGAACGGCTGGCCAGAGCGGGAGCTTGCCCCCCACTTCGGCGGACGAACCAGCGGCGATCGTGTTCACCTCCGGCAGCACCGGCCCCCCCAAAGGGGTGCTCTACACGCACCGCACTTTCGTGACGCAGGCCGAAGAGATTGAGCGGCAATACGGCCTGACCGCTGGCGGGGTCGACCTCGCATGCTTTCCGCTGTTCGGCCTGTTCAACGTCGCCTGCGGGGTGACCACGGTATTCCCGCAGATGGACTTCAGCCGCCCCGCGAGTTGCGATCCAAGGAAGCTTCTCGCGGCTGCAAATGTTTGGAAGTGCACGCAGGCGTTCGCGTCCCCAGCGGTGTGGGACCGGCTGGGTCGGCATTGCGAACGAACCGGCCAGTCCATCCCAACACTCCGCAGCGTCTTCAGTTGCGGCGCCCCAGTGCCGGCCCCCGTGATCCGCCGCTCGCTGGCGTGCGTTCACCCGGAAGCCAGGCTCCACACCCCGTACGGGGCCACCGAGGCTCTGCCGGTCGCCACGATCGAAGCCCAAGAGATCCTCAGTGAAACCGCGGAGAAAGCCGCCGAAGGCGCTGGCGTTTGCGTCGGCCGCAGGTTCGACACGATCGACTGGCGGATCATCCGCATCACCGACGACCCGATCCGGGTGATCGATCAAGCAGAAGAACTCCCGCTAGGCGAGCTCGGCGAGTTGATCGTCCGGGGCCCTCAGGTAAGCCTCACCTACCTAGGCGAGCCAAAGGCGTCGGAGCCCGGGGTTGCGCCCGAGCGATCCATTCACAACGCAATCGCCAAGATTGGCGACGGCCCGGTCGTCTGGCACCGCATGGGTGACGTCGGCTATTTCGACCCCGAACAGCGATTCTGGTACTGCGGGCGCAAATCACAGCGGGTGGTCACCACAGCGGGTACGCTATTCACGGAGTGCGTCGAGGCGAGGTTCAACGCGATCGCGGGGGTGGCGCGGTCGGCGCTGGTCGGCGTCGGCGATCGTCCCAACCAGACGCCGGTGGTTATTGTCGAGCTAGAGCCCGGGGCGCCCGAAGCAGTGGTGCGTGAAGAGCTGCGGGCGCTGGTCGGCTCGGACACACAACTTGGGATGATTGTGAACATCCTGTTTCATCACAAACTCCCGACCGATGTGAGGCACAACTCGAAAATCCAGAGAGAGAAACTATCGCTTTGGGCGGCGCAGCGATTGGAGGCTTAGAGCGTCATGCGTCGACGGGGCGGGGCCCGTCGGCTGTTCGCGAATTAGCGGGAGCGTCTGCTCGTACATCCTTCGTTCATCACTCATCGTGCGGCGTTTGGGTTTATGCTTGCTTTGGTCACCGGTCCTGGGGGGTTCCTGGGCCGGTATATCGTCGAACAGCTGCTCGCCCGTGGAGACCGGGTGCGGGGGCTGGCGCGCGGAGACTACCCGGAGCTCGCGATGCTCGGCGTCCAGATGCATCGGGGCGACCTTGCGGATCGAGCCGCGGTGGTGCGGGCCTGCGACGGCGTCGACTGCGTGTTTCACGTCGCCGGCAAGGTGGGCGTATGGGGGCACTGGTTCGACTATTTCCAGGCGAACGTGCAGGGGACACTCAACGTGCTGGGCGCCTGCCAGGAGGTAGGGGCGCCCCGCCTGGTATTCACCAGCAGCCCCAGCGTTACGTTTGACGCCGCCCGATGGCAGGGCGCCGATCAGCGGGGCGTCGACGAGCGGGCGCCCTACCCCGAGTCGTGGCTCGCCCACTACCCGCACTCCAAGGCGCTTGCCGAGCAGCTCGTGCTAACCGAGAACGGCGAGCGGATCGCCGGAGGCGGCGTGCTGCAAACCTGCGCGCTGCGTCCCCACCTAGTCTGGGGTCCGCGAGACCATCACCTCGTCGCCCGGCTGATCGACCGGGCAGAATCGGGGCGCCTGCGCCGCGTCGGCGATGGTCAGAACCGCGTCGACATCACCTACGTCGAAAACGCCGCCCACGCCCACCTGCTGGCGGCCGACGCTTTGGCGACGCCCGGCTCCCCCGCGGCGGGTAAGGCCTACTTTATAAGCCAGGGCGAACCGGTCGCCTGCTGGCCCTGGATCGATCAGGTCCTCGGGCTTGCCGACCTTCCGCCGGTAGCACGCTCAATCTCCGAAGCCACTGCTTGGCGGGTCGGCTGGCTGCTGGAACACGCCCACTGGTGGACCCGCCGGTGGAACCACGAACCGCGCATGACCCGCTTCGTCGCCCGCTCGCTAGCGACCGACCACTGGTTCGACATCTCGGCCGCGAAGCAAGATTTTGGCTACGAGCCCCAGATTTCGACAGCAGAGGGGATGCAACAGCTGAGGAAGTGGCTGCAAACCCCGGGCGCCGCCGACCTACGGTCGGGCCGCAGCAGGAATGGGGCCGCCACGCGCCGACCCTAGGTCGGCAGCAAGCGACCTCTCCCCAAAGCCGCCAACTCGCAGCCCCTCGCCCCTAACCCCTCGCCCCCCGTACAATCCGCGTCCATCCGTCCCGCACTCCGAATTCCCTATTCCGCACCCCACAATGCTCCGTACCCACACCTGCGGCCAGCTCCGCAAGACTGACGCCGGTTCCCAGGCCACCCTGTGCGGGTGGGTCGACAGCTACCGCGACCACGGCGGCGGGCTGTTCGTCGACCTCCGCGACCGCTACGGCATCACTCAGGTGGTGTTCAATCCCCCCGACTCGTCCGCCGAGCTGATCGAGCGCAGCAAACTCTTGCGGTCGGAGTACGTGATCCAGGTCACCGGCAACGTCGCCCCGCGCCCCGCCGGCCAGGAGAACCCTCGCCACGCCAGCGGCGGCATCGAGCTTCGGGCCACCGAATTGGTGTTGCTGAACAAGAGTAAGTCGCCCCCGGTATCGCCGTCGGACAGCGTCACCGAGCTGGCGGGGGAAGAGCTGCGGCTGAAGCACCGCTACCTCGACCTGCGCCGCTCAAAGATGCAGCGGACGATGATGCTGCGCGACAAGGTAGTAAAAGGGATGCGCGACTACTTCGCCGACCGCGGGTTCCTGGACATCGAGACCCCGATCCTCGGCCGCAGCACCCCCGAGGGCGCCCGCGACTACCTGGTCCCTAGCCGCGTGCACCACGGCGCCTTCTACGCGCTGCCGCAGAGCCCGCAGCTCTATAAGCAGATCTTGATGATCGCCGGGTACGACCGCTATGTGCAGGTCGCCCGCTGCTTCCGCGACGAAGACTTGCGGGCCGACCGCCAGCCGGAGTTTACGCAGCTCGACCTTGAGATGGCCTTCGTCGACGCCGACGACGTGATCGCGGAGATCGACGGCCTGGTCGCCAAACTCGCCAAGGAGGTTCTTGGAGCCGATGTCCCTACGCCGCTACCGCGGATGACCTACGACGAGGCGATGGAGCGGTTCGGTCACGACGCCCCCGACCTGCGGTTCGGGATGGAGATTGTCGACCTGACCGACCTGGCGCCGCAAAGCGACTTCGGCGTGTTCAAGAGCGTAGTCGAAGCCGGCGGACGGG from Pirellulimonas nuda includes:
- the aspS gene encoding aspartate--tRNA ligase, which produces MLRTHTCGQLRKTDAGSQATLCGWVDSYRDHGGGLFVDLRDRYGITQVVFNPPDSSAELIERSKLLRSEYVIQVTGNVAPRPAGQENPRHASGGIELRATELVLLNKSKSPPVSPSDSVTELAGEELRLKHRYLDLRRSKMQRTMMLRDKVVKGMRDYFADRGFLDIETPILGRSTPEGARDYLVPSRVHHGAFYALPQSPQLYKQILMIAGYDRYVQVARCFRDEDLRADRQPEFTQLDLEMAFVDADDVIAEIDGLVAKLAKEVLGADVPTPLPRMTYDEAMERFGHDAPDLRFGMEIVDLTDLAPQSDFGVFKSVVEAGGRVRAINAKKGTETYSRRGIDALTEFVKGFGAKGLAWFRCEEDGTLGSNIAKFFSPELLKQFGERLDAEPGDLILFSADQFAGTCKVLHALRTKIAAEQKLYAPDQMSYSWIVEFPMFDYDEEAKRWVAMHHPFTAPLDDHVELLKTDPGKCRAKAYDLVINGSEAGGGTIRIHDSTVQSQVFSLLGIDTETATERFGFLLEALQYGAPPHGGIALGIDRWVMLLAHLDNIRDVIAFPKTQKAADLMTEAPGAVEGKQLKELGVKLDG
- a CDS encoding flotillin family protein; the encoded protein is MTTTLIPLAEFELQGWMWIAMGVGALLVIGLTVMATVLSYIKRCSSNQVLVVYGMTGKGKSAKTVHGGAAFVWPVIQDYQYLSLEPIQIEIPLRGALSIENIRVNVPSVFTVAIGTQPDVMGNASIRLLNLSTEEIRKQAEEIIFGQLRQVIASMGIEDINRDRDTFLQHIQNSVEPELQKIGLVLINVNITDITDESGYIDAIGKKAAARAIQAARGDVADQEKAGEIRVADAEKERYISVANATKLREIGTREAMREQAVRIATLEKEQTVGEQTAAFERDVQVEQADQERRIAVANAQALAIDGENIAEARVAASKATLQVQQAEAYEKGESRKRESEAAVIEIQNRAMAKAALAEAERIEAEERAKYEAPAKAAKARIIVDAEAEAEKRRLEAMGEASAIYAKLEAEARGQYEILAKKGEGLKQIVQACGGASQAFQLMMLEHLDTLAESSAKAISNIKFDKVVVWESGGKDGRSSTADFLHGMAGTLPPMMQVMKDIGGVDIPESLARLVGTEGASESSAPKTRENGVPKAPQPTPEI
- a CDS encoding NAD-dependent epimerase/dehydratase family protein; amino-acid sequence: MLALVTGPGGFLGRYIVEQLLARGDRVRGLARGDYPELAMLGVQMHRGDLADRAAVVRACDGVDCVFHVAGKVGVWGHWFDYFQANVQGTLNVLGACQEVGAPRLVFTSSPSVTFDAARWQGADQRGVDERAPYPESWLAHYPHSKALAEQLVLTENGERIAGGGVLQTCALRPHLVWGPRDHHLVARLIDRAESGRLRRVGDGQNRVDITYVENAAHAHLLAADALATPGSPAAGKAYFISQGEPVACWPWIDQVLGLADLPPVARSISEATAWRVGWLLEHAHWWTRRWNHEPRMTRFVARSLATDHWFDISAAKQDFGYEPQISTAEGMQQLRKWLQTPGAADLRSGRSRNGAATRRP
- a CDS encoding fatty acid CoA ligase family protein, with the translated sequence MPSLAEPPTNVADRLAVLAGSRGDAIAVVQCARRGGRSITFAELDADATAIARGLAAMGVGRGDRIALLVRPGVEFVTLVFALLRSGAAMVLVDAGLGKQNIVRCLQAARPDGFVAIPQGQALRVALRGRFRDARKNVTVGRRWFWGGETLQGVRTAGQSGSLPPTSADEPAAIVFTSGSTGPPKGVLYTHRTFVTQAEEIERQYGLTAGGVDLACFPLFGLFNVACGVTTVFPQMDFSRPASCDPRKLLAAANVWKCTQAFASPAVWDRLGRHCERTGQSIPTLRSVFSCGAPVPAPVIRRSLACVHPEARLHTPYGATEALPVATIEAQEILSETAEKAAEGAGVCVGRRFDTIDWRIIRITDDPIRVIDQAEELPLGELGELIVRGPQVSLTYLGEPKASEPGVAPERSIHNAIAKIGDGPVVWHRMGDVGYFDPEQRFWYCGRKSQRVVTTAGTLFTECVEARFNAIAGVARSALVGVGDRPNQTPVVIVELEPGAPEAVVREELRALVGSDTQLGMIVNILFHHKLPTDVRHNSKIQREKLSLWAAQRLEA
- a CDS encoding UDP-glucose dehydrogenase family protein, which gives rise to MKIAVIGSGYVGLVTGACFADSGNDVTCIDIDAKKIEALKKGEVPIFEPGLAELVEHNAEAGRLTFTTDTAAGVAPADVIYLAVGTPQGDDGSANLSAMWSVVKAIAPHLREDAVVVTKSTVPVGTNARIFAMLKEFTGRECDVASNPEFLKEGAAIEDFMKPDRVVVGVRRPEVAEILQQLYSPFLRTEKPFIVMSPQSAEMTKYVANALLATKISFINEMANLCERMGGDINDVRRGIGHDSRIGFSFLFPGVGYGGSCFPKDVRALTAMSGEHGCTPAMLLAVDEVNERQKSVLSEKLAAHFGDDLAGKTIAVWGLAFKPRTDDIREAPALVLIRWLLERGAKVRAHDPEAIDNVRAELGDAIAYCRRMEALEGADALCILTEWKDYHSPDFAEMLHVMNQPVVFDGRNLYESERMRRRGFCYHSIGRPPVDGRKAKQGGRE
- a CDS encoding malate dehydrogenase translates to MKVSVIGLGHVGSAVAYTLLSRSVASELMLVSGRLSRAEGEAADLTHANALLGTPTEVVAGEAADTAGSGLIVLCHSVPTQRAGRYLLAEGNGRLFRDTLPLLAEQSPNAIFLVVSNPVDALSYVALRATGFPPERVFGAGTVIDSGRFRAALSEEEGVHPEDVRAYVLGEHGDTQFAALSLARTGGVPLANPARAAEIFEEVKDAAYYVFQRKGYTNYAIAAAVGMIAGSIAQDECRTMPVSVLINGYLGVSGVCLSLPCVVGRGGVHRVLHPELTPSEADSFRASAQVVRTHIEQALAD